A stretch of DNA from Alphaproteobacteria bacterium:
TATTCCTCGCGCAACTCCTTGATGAGCTCCTCGATCTTTTGCGTCGAAATGGGGTCGAGTGCAGAGGCAGGCTCGTCGAGCAGGAGCACTTCGGGATTGAGTGCGATCGCTCGGGCGATGCACAGGCGCTGCTGCTGACCGCCGGAGAGACTTAGCCCCGAGGCGCGGAGCTTGTCTTTTACCTCGCCCCAGAGTGCCGACTTCGTGAGCGCGCGCTCGACACGCTCATCCATATCGACCGTCGGCAGGCGTTCGTAAAGCCGGATGCCGAAAGCGATATTATCGTAGATCGACATGGGAAAGGGCGTCGGCTTCTGGAACACCATACCCACACGGGAGCGCAGGCGATTGAGGTCGATTTTCGAGCTGAGAATATTTTCGCCGTCGAGGATCACTTCGCCCTCGGCCCGCATGTTCGGATAGAGCTGGTAAATGCGGTTGAGCGTTCGAAGCAGCGTCGACTTACCGCACCCTGACGGTCCAATGAGTGCCGTCACCCGCGCATCGTGGATCTTCATATTGACCGATTTCAAGGCAAGCGTTTGACCGTAATAGAAATTGAGATTGCGAATGTCGATCTTGACCTCCGTCGCTTCGTTCGCCGCGGCGCCCGCGTGCGGGAGGGGGGCCGGTGATCGAGGTGTCAGGTTTCCGCGCGGATCGCGGGGCGATTCTTGGTTGAACATGTTCGGTTCCTCTAGGTCCGCTTCGTCTGCTTGCCGAGGGTCATTCGCACGATGATGTTGATGGCGAGGATGATCGCCGTGATCAAAAGAGCACCCGCCCACGCCAGTTGCCGCCAATCGACATAGGGGCTGTTGGCGTAGTTGTAGATCACGATGGGAAGGTTTGCCATTTGGCGATTGATGTTGATCGACCAGAACTGATTACTGAGCACGGTGAAGATCAAGGGTGCGGTCTCGCCGGAAATTCGAGCAACGGCGAGCAGGATTCCCGTCAAAATGCCCGCTCGCGCTGCACGGTAGGACACCAACACGATGACCTTCCAGCGAGGTGCGCCGAGAGCCGTAGCCGCCTCGCGAAGATCGTTGGGTACGAGCTGCAGCATGTCTTCGCTCGTGCGCACCACCACCGGGATCGCGATGACCGCCAACGCCAGCGCACCCGCCCACGCCGAAAAATGGCGCGTCGGCACCACCGCTACTTCATAAATGAAAAGCCCGATCAAAATTGAGGGCGCTGAGAGCAGGATATCGTTGATGAACCGGGTCGCGTCGGCAATCCTGCTGTTCTTGCCGTATTCCGCGAGAAAGGTGCCCGCCAGCACGCCGACCGGCGCACCGATCGCGATCCCGAAAACTGTCAGGATCGTGCTCCCGACGATGGCGTTCAAGAGACCCCCGGACTCGCCGGGAGCAGGCGTCATTTGCGTGAACAATGCGAGGTTCATTCCGCTTATGCCATAATGCACGAGCGTTATGAGTATCGACGCAAGCAGGAAGATACCGAGTGCCGTCACCAGCACCGACGCGGTCATATTGATTTGATTGACGATCCGTCGGCGGCGATAGATCGAGAGCATTATTCACCGCACCTTGCTTGCGAGCTGGCGCAGCATCAGCTTGGCGATCACGAGCACCACGAACGTTATGACGAACAGCGTGAGGCCAAGCGCGATCAGCGAGGAAGAGTAGATATCGGAGTCGGCCTCGTTGAGCTGGTTCGCGATGGATGCCGAAATCGTGGTCCCCGATGCGAATAGCGATGCGCTGATTCTGTTCGAGTTCCCGATCACAAAGGTCACGGCCATCGTCTCGCCGAGTGCGCGGCCGAGCCCAAGCATGACGGCGCCCACCACGCTGGTACGCGTGTAGGGCAGCACGATTTTCCACACGACTTCCCACGTGGTGGCGCCGAGGCCGAAAGCAGATTCGCGCAGAAATGGCGGCACTGTCTCGAATACGTCTCGCATGACCGCTGAGATGAACGGCAGGATCATCAGGGCGAGGATCAGCCCCGCCGGCAAAATGCCGCCGCCGTTCGACTTCTCGCCGAACAGCACACCAGGCCCGCTGTCGCTGCCGAGCAGGTCATACAGCACCGGTTGGATGTGGTTGTTATAAAACGGCACAAAAACGAAAAGGCCCCACATGCCGTAAATGATGCTGGGAATCGCGGCCAGAAGCTCGACCGCAGTCGAAATCGGCCGCCGCAACCATTCAGGGGCAAGTTCGGTCAATACGATGACGATGCCGAGGCTGACCGGAATGCCGACGAGGAGTGCAATGATCGAGGTGACGATCGTGCCGTACATTGGCGCGAGGGCGCCGAACTTTTGAGTCACCGGATTCCAGGTACTCGTCGTGAAAAAGCCGAGGCCGAACTTGCCGAATGCGGGGGCGCTGCCCTGGACAAGCGAAAAGATGATCCCGCCCAATATGACGAGGACAAAGATTGCGAAGAAGAAGGTGAGGCCAAAGAAGACTTTATCCCCGACACGACCGGTGCCGCGCTCGGTTTCGCCATTATTGCGGGCCTTCATATCGTTCGAGGCGGCTTCGGCGACTGCCATCGGCTTCCTCATTTTGGACCGGCGAACTCTCCTTGGCATCGTCGACTGCGCAGCCGACGACGTTCCTGCCACGGGTCCCGGCTCCGTCGGCGAAGCGCGCTATGGACGCACGCCTCGCACGACCGGAGTTACGCGATCTAGTTCTGCACCATGCTTGCGGTGAATACGGGTTTGCCGTCCGCGGTCTTGATGTCCCGCTCCCATGTCCGCTCGACAAGCTCGATCACGTTGGCGGGCATCGGAATATAGTCCAATTCCTCCGCCATCTTTGCGCCATTGTGGTAAGCCCAGTCGAAGAACTTGAGCACTGCGGCCGCAGTGTCGGGCTTGTCCTGCTTCTTATAAAAGAGGATGAACGTCGCGCCCGTGATCGGCCAACTCGCATCGCCCGGCTGGTCCGTGAGGAGGAGGTTGAACCCCTCAGCCTTCTCCCAATCCGCATTGGCGGCAGCCGCCTGAAATGCCGATGCTTCCGGCTTCACGAATTTCCCTGCCTTGTTTGAAAGCTGGGTGTACGCGAGTTTGTTTTGGAGCGCATACGCATATTCGACGTAACCAATGCCACCGTCGATCTGCTTTGCGGACCCGGCGACGCCTTCGTTCCCTTTTGCACCGACACCGGTTGGCCACTCGACCGACGTGTTGACGCCGACCTTTTCCTTCCATTCCGGGCTCACCTTCGCGAGATAATTGGTGAAGATGAACGTCGTACCCGACCCGTCGGCGCGGTGAACGACCGTTATCGCCTCGTCGGGCAGCTTGAGGTCCGGATTGAGCTGCGCAATGGCTGGGTCGTTCCATTTGGTGATTTTATTGAGATAGATATCGGCCAGCACCGGCCCCGTGAGCTTCATCTGGCCGGCTTCTATCCCCTTGATATTGACGACCGGCACAACACCACCCATCACCATGGGGAACTGCATGAGGCCGGCTTCATCGAGGTCCTTGACCTCGAGCGGCATATCCGAGGCGCCAAAGTCGACCGTTTTTGCCTTGATCTGCTTAATGCCGCCGCCGGACCCGATCGACTGGTAGTTCATGCCAATACCGGTCTTGGTCTTGTAGGCATCTGCCCATTTGGCATAGATCGGATACGGAAACGTGGCCCCGGCACCTGAAATATCGGCAGCACGGGCTTGACCGACGCCAACGAGCATGGCGGCGCCCACCAGGACGCTCATTGTAATGCGTTTCATCTTGGGACTCCCTGCAAGTGACTCGAGCCACCTTCTCGCGCACGATCGGTGAGGGACGAGCGCCGGGATCGTAGGCGGTACTCGTTTCAATCGGGTGGCAAGTCTACTTAGGAAAAATTACGCTTATGCGTCATATTTATGACGATTAGGTCACCTCTGCCGGGCTGCGTAAACCGGCATCCATTCGCGAAAACCCAGGCCATTGCAAGCACTCGCCATCGAGGGCATTGTCTTTTGCATACCAACGGCATAGACGTTTCGGATTGCTATCGGGAAGAATTGGATGCGGATTGCGAAATTTCGGATCGGGCAACTGGTGCGCCACCGGGTCCACCCCTTCCGCGGGGTGATCTTCGATGTCGACCCGGTCTTTTCCAATACCGAGGAATGGCTCTTGTCGATTCCGGAGGACGTTCGTCCGCACCGCGACCAGCCCTTTTACCATCTGCTCGCGGAGAACGCGCAAAGTTCCTACGTCGCCTATGTCTCTGAACAGAACCTCCTGCCCGATGACAGCGGCAAGCCGATCGCCCATCCGCAAATCGGCGAGCATTTCGCCGGCATGGAAAACGGGCGGTACCTGCCTAAGAAAATCGTGCCGAATTGACCTGCCCGCGGGGGTGCGGCCCCCCGGGGGCCGTCACGCGAGGTAAATGGTTCCGTTGTCGGCCAGACGCCGAATTTCTGCGTCGTCGATGCCGTGCTCCGTCAGCACTTCGCGAGTATGCTCGCCGAAGCGAGGAGCGCCATGGCGCGGGCCGCTCGCCGAGGCGGAGAATTTGATCGGCATCCCAAGCGTTTCAAGCGGTCCGAGGCGACTGTGCGTCACTTCGGTCACCATGGCCCGCGCCCGCACCTGAGGATCGGCGTGCATAGCCTTGACGTCGAGGACCGGGCCGGCAGGCAGCCCAGCAGCCTCGCACTTCGCGAGCCATTGGGCGCTCGTTCGAGTCCGGAATTGCCGGGCCAGAATATCGTCGAGGGCCGCGAGGTTGGCCATGCGCCCCGCATTTTCTTTGAAACGCGGATCGCGCACGAGTTCGGGAACTTCAAGTATTTCGACCAAGCGCTTCCAGTTCGCCTGGTTGGCCGCCCCCACGTTGATCCAGCCATCCGCGGTTGGATATGCTTGATACGGCGCATTGAGAGGGTGGGAAGAGCCCATGGGCCCGGGTGCTATCCCGGTCGCGAAGCAAATCGCTGATTGCCAATAGGTGTGGATGATCCCCGCCTCGAACAGCGAGGTATCGACGCGTTGTCCCTTGCCTGTCTTGAGGCGTTCGACGTAAGCCGCCAAGACGCCGAGGGCGGCAAGGATCCCCGCGGTGATGTCCGTTATCGGTGCGCCCACCTTGACCGGCGGTCGGCCGGGCCCTTCCCCTGTGATGCTCATGAGGCCGCTCATGCCCTGGGCGATGAGATCGAAGCCGCCGCGGTCCGCATAGGGGCCCGTCCGCCCGAAGCCGGAAATCTCGCAGTAAATCAGCGCGGGATTGATCGCCGCGAGCCGTTCGTAGCCGAGGCCGAGCTTGTCCATGACGCCGCGACGGTAGTTTTCCGTCAGGATGTCGGCGCCGGCCACAAGACGGCGCAGAACGGCCTTGCCGTCTTCGCTCTTGAGGTTGAGGGCGATACCGCGCTTGTTCCGATTCATCATCATGAACGCGGCCGACTCGCCGCCGATTTCGGGTGGGACCATCCGACGGGCGTCGTCCCCGCCTGGATTGCGCTCAATCTTCACGACGTCCGCGCCGAGGTCGGCAAGCATGAGCCCGCAAACCGGCCCCGCCATCACGTGCGCCAGTTCTAAGACCTTGAGACCGTGAAGGGGTCCCGCTTGCCGGCCCGCCATGGCTCCCTCAAGCTCCTTCCGAGATTGCCTCTGTGTGCGTTCCAGCGAGCGCGCGCTCCGGGTGCATCCAGAATGCGAGCACCGCGCCCGCGAGGAGCAAGCCGATAGAGCCCCAGAACGGCACATGCCAATCGCCCGTGAGGTCTACCAGCCAGCCGAACACAATCGGCGAGACGAAACCCGCGATCGCCGAGCCTGTGTTCATGATTCCGCTCGCCGTGCCCGAGAATCCGGGCGCTATGTCCATCGGCACCGACCAGATCGGACCGATCGTCAACTCGAGGCAGAAAAACGCGCAACCGAGCGCCACCGTTATGATCGTGAGGTCCTTGAGCAGCAGAACTGGGAGAAGAAAGCAAAGAGACGTCAGGAGGCTGACGACAATAACATTTCGCCGCGCGATCGCCAGGCTTCCAGTCTTGCGAAGCAGCCAATCGCTGATGATCCCGCCCACGGTATCCCCAACGGCGCCGAAGGCCGTGACGCCAAAGGTGAAAAGTGCGGTCTTGGTGATTTCGAGGTTATAACCCACGCGAAAGAATGACGGAATCCAAGTGAGATAAAGCCACAGCGTCCAGGCGTAGCAGAAATAGACGATCGTCGTCGGCATCATACGCGCGAGCAATCGGCCCCAGGGCACCGGCTCGGCGTCGACCGCGCGGCCGTCACGGTAGGCGGGAAGCTCAGCAAGCTCGAATTTTGTCATGCCTTTGTGCTCGCGCGGGTCGTCTCGGAAATACCATGCCCAGGACAGCACCCACAGAAGGCTTACTAGGCCGACAACGATAAACGAGCTGCGCCAACCCCAGTTGACGATGAGCCACGCGACGACGAGCGGCGTGATCGCTATGGCGGCCCGCGCGAAGCTGTGGGTGATGCCCTGGGCAAAGGCGCGTTTACTTTTCGTGAGCCAATTCGACATTGCGCGCGTCGCGGTCGGGAATGTCGCCCCTTCCCCGAGGCCGAGCACGAAGCGGACGAGAAGGAGGGAGACAAAGCCGTTCACGAACCCCGTCAGGATGGTCGCGGCGGCCCACACGAATCCGCAAATACTCAATGTCAGGCGTGGACCCAGCCGATCCCCGATCCAGCCGCCGACGATTTGAAAGAGGGCGTAGGCATATCCGAAAGCGCCGAAAGCGTAACCCAGCTGGGTGTTGCTGAGGCCAAGCTCGACCTTGATATCCGTGGCCGCAGTCGCCGTATTTACGCGGTCGACATAGGTGATGAAATACATGGCACAGAGGAACGCCAAGAATATGTTCGTCGCCGTGAACAGCCGCCGCGGGAGCGGCTCTGCCAAGTTCATGTTTCCTCCCTGCTTGGCTACTTCATTGCGGCCGATTGTTCTCGGATTTTTTTACTTCACCTCCGACGCATCGCTCGGTCGTGCGCTCGTGAGACTATACTGTGGCGCCGCCCTGTACCCCTCGCGGGGTTTCATCAGTAGTTGCCTCCAAGATAGCTCAGGGCGGCGGAAACACCGCTTGCCTTGATCGGCACACCTGCCGCTTGCAGGCCCATCTCGACGCCACAGAGGGTCCCGGCAAGCATCAGATCGTTGAAGTCGCCGAGATGGCCGATGCGAAATACCTTGCCCTGAAGCTTGCCGAGCCCGTTTCCGAGCGAGAGGTTGTAGCGTTCGAGAGTTACTTTCCGGAACGCGTCGGCGTCGTGTCCAGCGGGAAGCAGAACCGCGGTCAGCGAACTCGAATATTCCCGCGGCTCGAGGCAAAGGATTTCGAGGCCCCACGCACGCACCGCCCGGCGCGTCGCTTCGGCATGGCGGTCGTGACGCGCGAAGACATTGTCGAGGCCTTCCTCGAGCAGCATCGCAATGGCCTCCTTGAGCCCGTAGAGGAGATTGGTTGCGGGTGTATAAGGAAAATAGCCGGTCGCGTTCGAGGCCAGCATCTCCTCCCAATTCCAGTAGGAACGCGGGAGCTTGGCTGTCTTGCCCGCGGCGCGCGCCTTGTCGCTCACGGCATTGAAGCTGAGCCCGGGCGGCAGCATGAGTCCCTTTTGCGACCCGGCAACCGTCACGTCGACGCCCCACTCGTCATGGCGGTAGTCGATCGAGGCGAGGGAGGAAATTGTATCGACCATGAAGAGTGCCGGATGCCTTGCACGATCGATCGCGGCGCGCACGTCGGCCACGCGGGAGGTAACGCCTGTCGAAGTCTCGTTGTGGACAATGCAGACGGCCTTGATCTTTTTCGCGCGGTCCTCGGCAAGCTTCGCCTCGACCGCCGCTGGATCGACGCCGTGACGCCAATCGCCGGGGATCAAATCGACCTCGAGGCCGAGCCGGCCCGCCATTCGAAACCAAAGGCTCGCAAAATGACCTGTCTCGGCCATCAACACCTTGTCGCCGGGGGATAACGTATTCACCAGTGCGGCTTCCCAGGCGCCGGTGCCGGAGGCGGGAAAAATCACGACCGGCCCGTCTGTCTTGAAGATTTTCCGAACAGCTTCGAGTAGCTCGTGGCCCATGCGGCCGAAAGCGGGCCCGCGGTGATCCATCGTGGGATTGTCGATCGCGCGCAATACGCGATCCGGCACATTGGTCGGGCCTGGAATTTGAAGGAAATGGCGGCCGCTGTGATAGGTCATGAGTTCTCTCGCTCGTGCCAATCAGGCTGAAAAGTTAAGGAGAATTGGTCTCCGTGAGATTATGCATTCAAAATGACAGCTGTCAATTGAATGCTGGTTTGTAGTCAAAGCATTGATAAAATGCAGATTAACAAGAATCCGGCAAAATTCTCGGCTCGCCAAACTTGCTAATTGCATTCAATTTTGGGATCGGCGATGATAATGGAAACGACCCTGCGGAGAGCATGACGGCGCATGGACGAGGCATCGACCGAACGCAAACGCGAGAGTGCCGCGATCACAGCGCATATGCATCGCGCGCTTGGCGGCGGCACCCGTGCCATCAAAACTCGCATTGGGGATCCGGCCCTTGCCGCCCGACTCCGGCAAGAGATCGAGGGCGTGGTGCGCTTCGATCCCTTCACGCGCGGGCGCTATTCGACCGACGCTTCGATCTACCAGATCGAACCGATCGGCGTCGTCATTCCGAGGACCGAGGCCGACATTGTCCGCGTCGTGGAGATCGCTGCGGCGGAAGGTGTGCCGGTGCTGCCGCGCGGCGGCGGCACGTCCCAGTGCGGCCAGACGGTCGGTGCAGCGATTGTCGTCGATGTAAGCCCAACGCTCAACCGTGTGATCGAGCTCGATGCGCCGAATCGTCGCGCCGTCGTCGAGCCCGGCATCGTGCTCGACCGGCTCAATGCCCTCCTGCGACCGCATGGGCTTTTTTTCCCTGTCGACGTGTCGACCTCGAGCCGAGCGACCATCGGCGGCATGACCGGCAACAATTCGTGCGGCGCGCGCTCGATCCGCTTCGGCACCATGCGTGACAACGTGCGCGCAATCGACGCAACTCTTGCCGACGGCACGAGCATGCGCTTTGGCGAGCTTGACGCCGCCGGAGACCCGACGCCGGCGCAAGGCAGGATGACCGCGGCGCTCCTAGACCTCGGACGGCGCGAGGCGGACGAGATCGCAGCGCGGTTCCCGAGCCTGCAGCGCCGCGTGGGCGGATACAATATCGACGCCCTCACCCCGCGCGGCGCCAATGCGCCACCGATCAACTTCGCGCATCTTCTCGTGGGCTCGGAGGGTACTCTTGCCTTTTCGCGCCGGATCGAGCTTCGCCTGCATTCGATCCCGAAGCACAAGATCCTTGGAGTTTGCCATTTTCCCACCTTTTACAAGGCGATGGCGGCAACCAAGCATATCGTCGCCCTCGGCCCCGACGCGGTCGAGCTTGTCGACCGCACGATGATCGAGCTTGCGCGCGATATTCCAATCTTCCGCCCGACGATCGAGCGTTTCGTGCGCGGCGAACCCGACGCCCTCCTCCTTGTCGAGTTCGCGGGTGAAGAACTCGACCCGCAAATTGCACGGTTGCGCGGTCTCGTCGAACTCATGGGCGATCTCGGATTTCCCGGCGGCGTCGTAGAAGCGATCGACCCCGCGTTCCAGCGCGATGTGTGGGAGGTGCGCAAATCCGGGCTCAACATCATGATGTCGATGAAAGGCGACGGCAAACCGGTATCGTTCATCGAGGATTGCGCCGTTTCGCTCGACGATCTCGCCGACTACACCGCGCGCCTTACGGAAATTTTCACCAAGCACGGCACGACCGGCACCTGGTACGCCCACGCCTCGGTCGGCTGCCTCCATGTCCGCCCGATCCTCAACATGAAGGACGCGGAGGGGGCCAGGAAAATGCGCGCGATTGCGGAAGAGGCGTTCGAGATCGTGCGCGAATACAAGGGTTCCCACTCAGGCGAGCACGGCGATGGGCTCGTGCGGTCGGAATTTCACAAGCCGATGTTCGGCTCCCGCATGGTCGCGGCGTTCGAGGCGGTCAAGGACATACTCGACCCGAAGGGTGTGTTCAATCCCGGCAAGATCGTGCGCGCGCCGAAAATGGACGATCGCACACTCTTTCGATTCAAGCCGGATTATGTGACGCCGGCATTCGACACAGCCCTCGATTGGTCTGCATGGGGTGGGTTCGGCGGCGCCATTGAGATGTGCAACAACAACGGCGAATGCCGCAAATTCGACGCGAGCGTGATGTGCCCGTCCTACCGCGTGACGATGGACGAACAGCACGTCACACGCGGCCGCGCCAACAGCCTGCGCCTGGCGATCTCGGGCCAGCTCGGACCCGATGCCTTCGCCTCGGATGCGCTCGCAGACACGATGAAGCTCTGCGTCGGCTGCAAGGGCTGCAAGCGCGAATGTCCGACTGGCGTCGACATGGCGCGCATGAAGACCGAGTTTCTTTACCATTACAGCAAGCGTCACGGACTTTCGGCGCGTGATCGCCTCGTCGCCTACCTCCCCCGTTATGCGCCTTACCTCGCGAGACTGGCGCCACTGGCGAACCTGCGCAACGCTGGTTCGTTCTTGGCCGAGCTGGGCGAACGCTGGTTCGGCATCGCGGCCGCCCGCAGCCTGCCCGAATGGCGGCGCGATATTTTCAACGTCTCGCCAGTGACTTCACCCGGCCGGGACGCACAAGAAGTCGTTCTCGTGGCCGACACCTTTTCGACCTATTTCGAGCCCGAGAATGCATACGCCGCACTCGACGTGCTCAAGGCGGGGGGTTACGGCGTGCATGTCGCCGCAGCGCGAGACGGCGGCCGCCCGCTTTGTTGTGGACGGACCTTCCTCGCCGCCGGTCTCGTCGATGAAGCGCGCAAGGAGGCCAATCGTCTTCTCGATGCCGTCGCACCGTTCGTCGAGCGCGGTGTGCCAATCGTGGGGCTCGAGCCCTCCTGCCTCCTCACTCTGCGCGACGAGATGACAGCCATGCACTTGGGGCCGAGGGCAACCGCCCTCGCGAATTGCGCCAAGCTCTTCGAGGAATTTCTCGCTGCGGAGATGAAGGTCGGAAGGCTCGACCTCCCACTCCGTGCCATCCCCTACAAGAAGGCGATCCTCCACGGCCATTGTCACCAAAAGGCATTCGCCGCCATGAATACCGTCGAACGCATCTTGCGCCTCGTTCCTGGACTCGAGGTCGAGACAGTCGCGTCTTCCTGCTGTGGCATGGCCGGCGCCTTCGGCTTTCAGGCGGAGACCTACGAAACGTCCATGCGCATGGCGGAAGCGGCCCTTCTTCCCGCCGTGCGCAAGGCGGGCGAGGACACCCTTATCGTGGCGGACGGTACGAGCTGCCGCCATCAGATCAAGGACGGCGCCGGCCGAGAGGCCATGCACGTCGCCCGGGTGCTCGCCATGGCGCTATCGCCGAACGAGACCGTCGGTCGAGACGACACGAAGAATGGGTCGGCATCAACCCCGAACGATGGGCGCTGAGGCCATGGCCAGGTCCGATTCCGCCGACTTGGTGCTCGTCGAGGAGATGCCCGCTTCGCCATTCAAGCGCGGCAACTTCGCCCAGGTCGCAGCAGACCGCCTGCGTGAAATGATTGTCGAGGGGGCACTGGCGCCGGGCAGCAAGCTCAGGGAGCGTGAGCTATGCCAAAAAATGGGCATCTCGCGCACGCCCCTGCGCGAGGCGTTCAAAGTGCTCGCGGCCGACGGGCTCGTCGTACTTCACCCAAGTCGTGGCGCAACCGTTTCACGCCTCCGGATCGATGAAGTCGAGGAGATGTTCGCGGTGATGGCGGCGCTCGAAGCACTTTCGGGCGAGCTTGCCGCCGAGCGAATCACGGACGAAGAGATCGCCGAGATTCGTGTCATCCACGCGCAGATGCTGCTTCACTACACGCGCGGCGAGCTCGCACCCTACTTTCAGTGCAATCAACGGATTCATGAGAAAATTTTAGCGGCTGCCCGAAATCCGACCCTCGCCAGCACTTATCGCGCACTCTCGGGCCGAGTTAGGCGCGCGCGCTACATCGCCAACATGTCGCGGGCGCGTTGGGCGCAGGCGGTCGCCGAGCACGAGCAGATACTCGCAGCACTCGTTGCACGGGACGGGGCAAATCTCTCGGCCCTCCTCAAGCGCCACCTCAAGAACAAGGGCGAGACCGTAAGGGAATCCCTTCTCGCCGAGTCCCCACGTCGCGCGGCTGGCGGATTGACTTCTTGAAGAACGCCTCAAACAGAAACGCCGACGTTGAGACACACTTGCGATTGATGTAAGAGCTTTTCACATGAGCTGGTCGAGACATGGGCGCGGTCCTAGCCGGGGCACCTATCACCACGGCGACCTCAAGGAGGCGCTCATCCGTGCAGCGCTGGCGCTGATCGCCGAGAAAGGCCCGGCGGGCTTCACGTTTGCCGAAGCCGCACGTGCGGCAGGCGTGAGTGCGGCCGCCCCCTATCGTCACTTCCGCGACCGGGATGACGTAATTGCCGATGTGGCGCGACGGGGATTCGAGCGATTCGAGTCGGCGCTTGCGAAGGCCTGGGATGGCGGCCGTCCCGACCCGCTCACGGCGTTCCAACGGCTCGGCAAAGCTTATCTTGCCTTCGCACGTGAAGAGCCCGCGTATTATTCGGCCATGTTCGAGGCGGGGATTGCACCCGATGCAGACCCGGCACTTGCGCAAGCGGGCGAGCGCGCCTTCGCCGTCTTGCGCGAGGCGTCGCAAGCGCTTTGCATGCTCGTGCCCACACCACAGCGACCACCCCCGCTCATGATGGCGCTTCATATTTGGGCGCTCGCTCACGGCGTCGCCTCGCTTTTCGGTCGAGGCGACGCCGCACGTCGCAAGCTCCCCATGTCGGCGGAAGACCTTCTCGAAGCCGCGGTACTCGTTTATTTGCGCGGCCTCGGCCTTCATGCGGAGCGGACCGCGGCGCGGTAGAAGGACTACCACCGCCGGATTGCCCTCGGCTCGTCAGGGCTATCCATCCGGACCCTTGACAGGCCATGCCCGCATCGATATCTATGTTAATGTAAAAAACATTAACATGAGGCCACCATGGATATCGCGGCGCGCATGGACGATTTTGGGAAGCCGGCCTGGATCGGTCTTATGGTCTTGGGCTTCATCTTCTTCTGGCCGCTGGGCCTTGCGGTCCTGGCCTATCTTTTATGGAGTGGACGAATGGGAC
This window harbors:
- a CDS encoding aminotransferase class V-fold PLP-dependent enzyme translates to MTYHSGRHFLQIPGPTNVPDRVLRAIDNPTMDHRGPAFGRMGHELLEAVRKIFKTDGPVVIFPASGTGAWEAALVNTLSPGDKVLMAETGHFASLWFRMAGRLGLEVDLIPGDWRHGVDPAAVEAKLAEDRAKKIKAVCIVHNETSTGVTSRVADVRAAIDRARHPALFMVDTISSLASIDYRHDEWGVDVTVAGSQKGLMLPPGLSFNAVSDKARAAGKTAKLPRSYWNWEEMLASNATGYFPYTPATNLLYGLKEAIAMLLEEGLDNVFARHDRHAEATRRAVRAWGLEILCLEPREYSSSLTAVLLPAGHDADAFRKVTLERYNLSLGNGLGKLQGKVFRIGHLGDFNDLMLAGTLCGVEMGLQAAGVPIKASGVSAALSYLGGNY
- a CDS encoding TetR/AcrR family transcriptional regulator, whose protein sequence is MSWSRHGRGPSRGTYHHGDLKEALIRAALALIAEKGPAGFTFAEAARAAGVSAAAPYRHFRDRDDVIADVARRGFERFESALAKAWDGGRPDPLTAFQRLGKAYLAFAREEPAYYSAMFEAGIAPDADPALAQAGERAFAVLREASQALCMLVPTPQRPPPLMMALHIWALAHGVASLFGRGDAARRKLPMSAEDLLEAAVLVYLRGLGLHAERTAAR
- a CDS encoding FAD-linked oxidase C-terminal domain-containing protein, with amino-acid sequence MHRALGGGTRAIKTRIGDPALAARLRQEIEGVVRFDPFTRGRYSTDASIYQIEPIGVVIPRTEADIVRVVEIAAAEGVPVLPRGGGTSQCGQTVGAAIVVDVSPTLNRVIELDAPNRRAVVEPGIVLDRLNALLRPHGLFFPVDVSTSSRATIGGMTGNNSCGARSIRFGTMRDNVRAIDATLADGTSMRFGELDAAGDPTPAQGRMTAALLDLGRREADEIAARFPSLQRRVGGYNIDALTPRGANAPPINFAHLLVGSEGTLAFSRRIELRLHSIPKHKILGVCHFPTFYKAMAATKHIVALGPDAVELVDRTMIELARDIPIFRPTIERFVRGEPDALLLVEFAGEELDPQIARLRGLVELMGDLGFPGGVVEAIDPAFQRDVWEVRKSGLNIMMSMKGDGKPVSFIEDCAVSLDDLADYTARLTEIFTKHGTTGTWYAHASVGCLHVRPILNMKDAEGARKMRAIAEEAFEIVREYKGSHSGEHGDGLVRSEFHKPMFGSRMVAAFEAVKDILDPKGVFNPGKIVRAPKMDDRTLFRFKPDYVTPAFDTALDWSAWGGFGGAIEMCNNNGECRKFDASVMCPSYRVTMDEQHVTRGRANSLRLAISGQLGPDAFASDALADTMKLCVGCKGCKRECPTGVDMARMKTEFLYHYSKRHGLSARDRLVAYLPRYAPYLARLAPLANLRNAGSFLAELGERWFGIAAARSLPEWRRDIFNVSPVTSPGRDAQEVVLVADTFSTYFEPENAYAALDVLKAGGYGVHVAAARDGGRPLCCGRTFLAAGLVDEARKEANRLLDAVAPFVERGVPIVGLEPSCLLTLRDEMTAMHLGPRATALANCAKLFEEFLAAEMKVGRLDLPLRAIPYKKAILHGHCHQKAFAAMNTVERILRLVPGLEVETVASSCCGMAGAFGFQAETYETSMRMAEAALLPAVRKAGEDTLIVADGTSCRHQIKDGAGREAMHVARVLAMALSPNETVGRDDTKNGSASTPNDGR
- a CDS encoding GntR family transcriptional regulator, which gives rise to MARSDSADLVLVEEMPASPFKRGNFAQVAADRLREMIVEGALAPGSKLRERELCQKMGISRTPLREAFKVLAADGLVVLHPSRGATVSRLRIDEVEEMFAVMAALEALSGELAAERITDEEIAEIRVIHAQMLLHYTRGELAPYFQCNQRIHEKILAAARNPTLASTYRALSGRVRRARYIANMSRARWAQAVAEHEQILAALVARDGANLSALLKRHLKNKGETVRESLLAESPRRAAGGLTS